In a genomic window of Saccharothrix sp. HUAS TT1:
- a CDS encoding RGCVC family protein, translating to MTTTHMLIDPVAPDAARQAEPSCSACPHQADAHDPLARRFCAATRAGGLHRGCLCSAESSSATYGKSDQGNISDRA from the coding sequence ATGACGACGACCCACATGCTGATCGACCCCGTGGCGCCCGACGCCGCGAGGCAAGCCGAGCCGTCCTGCTCCGCGTGCCCGCACCAGGCGGACGCCCACGACCCCCTCGCACGGCGGTTCTGCGCCGCGACCCGGGCGGGCGGGCTGCACCGAGGTTGCCTGTGCTCCGCCGAGTCGAGCAGCGCGACCTACGGCAAGTCGGACCAGGGGAACATCAGCGATCGGGCATGA
- a CDS encoding fatty acid desaturase: MISSPTAEARPPEARQSSDFARLTRQLKDAGLLERRRGYYATRMAINVLLLAVAGAAMVLLGDSWWQVLTAVLFAVVFTQFAFIGHDAGHRQIFRSHRHNDLVGHLHGGVTGISYQWWVGKHTRHHANPNHEDHDPDIEIHAIAFSREQAGDKRGLYRWITKYQAFLFFPLLLVEAVVLRISGLQALWRGELKHPWREAALQLLPAAAYLTAVFLVLSPLKAVVFIAVHQGLMGVYLGCSFAPNHKGMPIIAKGQRLDHLRKQVLTSRNVTGGRWVDALLGGLNHQVEHHLYPHMPRPNLRRAQPVVEDFCARNGIPYSKAGLRSSYAQVLRHLHDAGAPLRSERRASLG, translated from the coding sequence ATGATCTCTTCACCCACCGCCGAGGCACGACCTCCCGAGGCCCGCCAGAGCAGCGACTTCGCCCGTTTGACGCGGCAGCTCAAGGACGCCGGCCTGCTGGAGAGGCGACGCGGGTACTACGCGACGAGGATGGCGATCAACGTGCTGCTGCTCGCGGTGGCCGGAGCGGCGATGGTGCTGCTGGGCGACTCGTGGTGGCAGGTGCTGACCGCGGTGCTCTTCGCGGTGGTCTTCACCCAGTTCGCCTTCATCGGCCACGACGCGGGGCACCGGCAGATCTTCCGCTCGCACCGGCACAACGACCTCGTGGGCCACCTGCACGGCGGTGTCACCGGGATCAGCTACCAGTGGTGGGTCGGCAAGCACACCCGTCACCACGCCAACCCCAACCACGAGGACCACGACCCCGACATCGAGATCCACGCCATCGCCTTCAGCCGCGAGCAGGCCGGCGACAAGCGCGGCCTGTACCGGTGGATCACCAAGTACCAGGCGTTCCTGTTCTTCCCGCTGCTGCTGGTCGAGGCGGTCGTGCTGCGGATCTCGGGTCTGCAGGCCCTGTGGCGCGGCGAGCTCAAGCACCCCTGGCGGGAGGCCGCGCTGCAACTCCTCCCGGCGGCCGCGTACCTGACCGCGGTGTTCCTGGTGCTGTCCCCGCTGAAGGCGGTCGTGTTCATCGCGGTCCACCAGGGCCTCATGGGTGTCTACCTGGGCTGCTCCTTCGCCCCCAACCACAAGGGGATGCCCATCATCGCCAAGGGGCAGCGCTTGGACCACCTGCGCAAGCAGGTCCTCACCTCGCGCAACGTCACGGGCGGCCGGTGGGTCGACGCGCTGCTCGGTGGCCTCAACCACCAGGTGGAGCACCACCTCTACCCGCACATGCCCCGCCCCAACCTCCGCCGCGCGCAGCCCGTCGTCGAAGACTTCTGCGCTCGCAACGGCATTCCCTACAGCAAGGCCGGCCTGCGCTCCTCCTACGCCCAGGTGCTGCGCCACCTGCACGACGCCGGCGCGCCCCTGCGCTCGGAGCGCCGCGCGTCGCTGGGCTGA
- a CDS encoding EF-hand domain-containing protein, translating to MTAVQDLKYRQWFEGADVDGDGVITRQDVRLMGERYIAARDAAPGSTTARRLTDGLDAFWANVIAPMDQDGDGKVDLREMTEGFRRALADPALYPQQVGPVGDCYFDLIDLDGDDRLDRAEFGEIFGLAGNVSPEDCAAVFDALDLDGSGWLSRAEFHQALAEFFYGDDPNSPAAHLFGRIAG from the coding sequence ATGACTGCAGTTCAGGATCTCAAGTACCGCCAGTGGTTCGAGGGCGCGGACGTCGACGGCGACGGGGTGATCACCCGGCAGGACGTCCGGTTGATGGGCGAGCGGTACATCGCTGCTCGTGACGCGGCGCCGGGGTCCACGACCGCCCGCCGGTTGACCGACGGGCTGGACGCGTTCTGGGCCAACGTGATCGCGCCGATGGACCAGGACGGCGACGGGAAGGTCGACCTGCGGGAGATGACCGAGGGGTTCCGGCGGGCGCTGGCCGACCCCGCCCTGTACCCGCAGCAGGTCGGGCCGGTGGGCGACTGCTACTTCGACCTGATCGACCTCGACGGTGACGACAGGCTCGACCGGGCCGAGTTCGGGGAGATCTTCGGCCTGGCGGGCAACGTGTCCCCCGAGGACTGCGCCGCGGTCTTCGACGCGTTGGACCTGGACGGCTCGGGTTGGCTGAGTCGCGCCGAGTTCCACCAGGCGCTGGCGGAGTTCTTCTACGGCGACGACCCGAACTCCCCCGCCGCGCACCTGTTCGGCAGGATCGCCGGCTGA
- a CDS encoding molybdopterin-dependent oxidoreductase yields the protein MERRIPVATHWGSFTAVVDSGRLMRIEPTRDDPDPSPIGPGMVTAADDSARVLRPAVRKGWLDGEPRAHGTARGADTFVEVSWDQAITLVSDELRRVRSQHGDSAVFGGSYGWASAGRFHNAQGQLQRFLALGGGYTDSRNTYSTAALEVILPHVIGGHPWSYQSRMPMWDDIAENCELVVAFGGLALKNSQINPGGLARHQTRDLQRRCREAGVRFVNVSPIRSDTAGFLDAEWLPVTPNTDTAAMLGIAHTMLVNGWHDEDFLRRCCVGFDRFAAYLVGELDGIRKDAAWAAAITGIGHDVITDLARRLTTQRSLIMVNYAVQRADHGEQPIWMSVVLAAMAGSMGRPGCGWGAGYATMDATGVAEGRAFVATIPEVPNPVPDFIPVARIADTLLNPGEVIDYDGKRLTLPELRLVYWCGGNPFHHHQDLHRLTRAWQVPDTVVVHEAWWNTTAKFADIVLPVATGLERDDFAAGFSDPHLVAMPKVREPAGESRTDHHIFAALAARLGFEREFTESRSEIEWVRHLYEQTRAQLGGEAALPDFDVFWQNSTAELPALTGPFPGSFEDLRSDPQRFPLATPSGRIEVFSAEIDSFGYDDCAGHPKWFEPAEWLRADLSNRFPLHLISNQPASRLHSQYDNGGHSLDSKIRGREPLTMNPSDAAARGIESGVVVRVHNDRGSCLAGAILSDDVMPGVVQLSTGAWWDPVEPGLSGTLDRHGNPNVLTADRPCSSLSQGPSALSALVDVEPYDGPLPDVLAFTPPSLVPPS from the coding sequence ATGGAAAGACGCATACCGGTTGCGACGCACTGGGGCAGCTTCACCGCGGTGGTCGACTCCGGCCGGTTAATGAGGATCGAGCCGACTCGCGATGACCCCGATCCCTCGCCGATCGGCCCCGGGATGGTGACAGCCGCCGACGACAGCGCTCGCGTGCTGCGCCCCGCGGTGCGCAAGGGCTGGCTGGACGGCGAGCCTCGCGCCCACGGCACGGCCAGGGGCGCGGACACCTTCGTGGAGGTGAGCTGGGACCAGGCGATCACGCTGGTGAGCGACGAACTCCGCCGGGTCCGCTCACAGCACGGGGACAGCGCGGTGTTCGGCGGGTCCTACGGCTGGGCCAGCGCGGGCAGGTTCCACAACGCGCAGGGTCAGCTCCAGCGGTTCCTGGCGCTGGGCGGTGGGTACACCGACTCGCGCAACACCTACAGCACCGCGGCCCTGGAGGTGATCCTCCCCCACGTGATCGGCGGTCACCCGTGGAGCTACCAGAGCCGGATGCCGATGTGGGACGACATAGCCGAGAACTGCGAACTCGTGGTGGCGTTCGGGGGGCTGGCCCTCAAGAACAGCCAGATCAACCCCGGTGGGCTGGCCCGGCACCAAACGCGGGACCTGCAGCGCCGGTGCCGTGAGGCCGGGGTGCGGTTCGTGAACGTCAGCCCCATCCGCAGCGACACCGCGGGCTTCCTCGACGCCGAGTGGCTGCCCGTCACCCCCAACACCGACACCGCCGCGATGCTCGGCATCGCGCACACGATGCTGGTCAACGGGTGGCACGACGAGGACTTCCTGCGCCGGTGCTGCGTCGGGTTCGACCGCTTCGCCGCCTACCTGGTCGGCGAGCTCGACGGCATCCGGAAGGACGCCGCCTGGGCGGCGGCGATCACGGGCATCGGGCACGACGTGATCACCGACCTCGCCCGCCGCCTCACCACCCAGCGGTCGCTCATCATGGTCAACTACGCGGTGCAGCGGGCGGACCACGGCGAACAGCCGATCTGGATGTCCGTCGTGCTGGCCGCCATGGCGGGTTCGATGGGCCGTCCCGGCTGCGGGTGGGGCGCGGGGTACGCGACGATGGACGCGACGGGCGTCGCCGAAGGCCGCGCCTTCGTGGCGACGATCCCGGAGGTCCCCAACCCGGTCCCGGACTTCATCCCGGTCGCGAGGATCGCCGACACCCTGCTGAACCCGGGTGAGGTCATCGACTACGACGGCAAGCGCCTCACGCTGCCCGAGCTGCGCCTGGTCTACTGGTGCGGGGGCAACCCGTTCCACCACCACCAGGACCTCCACCGGTTGACCCGCGCCTGGCAGGTCCCGGACACGGTGGTGGTCCACGAAGCCTGGTGGAACACGACGGCCAAGTTCGCGGACATCGTCCTCCCCGTCGCCACCGGCCTGGAGCGCGACGACTTCGCCGCCGGGTTCTCGGACCCGCACCTCGTCGCGATGCCGAAGGTCCGCGAGCCCGCGGGCGAGTCGCGCACCGATCACCACATCTTCGCCGCCCTGGCCGCCCGGCTCGGGTTCGAGCGGGAGTTCACCGAGTCGCGCTCCGAGATCGAGTGGGTCCGGCACCTCTACGAGCAGACGAGGGCCCAGCTCGGCGGCGAGGCCGCCCTGCCGGACTTCGACGTCTTCTGGCAGAACTCCACCGCCGAGCTGCCGGCGTTGACCGGACCGTTCCCCGGCAGCTTCGAAGACCTCCGCTCGGACCCGCAGCGCTTCCCCCTGGCGACGCCGTCGGGCCGGATCGAGGTCTTCTCCGCGGAGATCGACTCGTTCGGCTACGACGACTGCGCCGGTCACCCAAAGTGGTTCGAACCGGCCGAATGGCTTCGCGCCGACCTGTCGAACCGGTTCCCGCTGCACCTGATCTCGAACCAGCCCGCCTCGCGCCTGCACAGCCAGTACGACAACGGCGGCCACAGCCTCGACTCGAAGATCCGCGGCCGCGAGCCGTTGACGATGAACCCGTCGGACGCCGCGGCACGCGGCATCGAGAGCGGCGTGGTCGTGCGCGTCCACAACGACCGGGGCAGCTGCCTCGCGGGCGCGATCCTGTCGGACGACGTCATGCCGGGCGTCGTGCAGCTGTCCACGGGGGCGTGGTGGGACCCGGTCGAGCCGGGCCTGAGCGGAACGCTGGACCGCCACGGCAACCCGAACGTCCTCACGGCGGATCGACCGTGCTCAAGCCTGTCCCAGGGACCGAGCGCCCTCAGCGCGCTGGTCGACGTCGAGCCCTACGACGGTCCCCTGCCCGATGTGCTCGCCTTCACGCCACCGAGCCTCGTGCCGCCCAGCTGA
- a CDS encoding amidinotransferase: MADAVRTSPVWSHTEWDPLEEVVVGEIRGCAIPAWDPAVGATTPERHQELFRREAGRGFPAEHVQRAAQELDAFAALLTSRGVRVVRPEAVDHGRPFATPNWRSPGGLYSAMPRDLLLVVGDLVIEAPMAWRCRYFEVDAYRSLLNDYFRRGARWISAPRPRLLDSLYDPDHDHEHPYRSGRYATTEAEPTFDAADFTRCGRDLFAQRSHVTNRAGIEWVARHVGEDYRVHVLDTTDHAPMHLDASFVPLAPGKLLLNPERVKAVPSCFDTWEIRFAPEPALPADHVLYLSSAWVSMNVLVLDERTVVVEAGEQPLIDLLRDWAFDVLAVPFRNVMRFGGCFHCVTADIRRTGELRSYF; encoded by the coding sequence ATGGCCGATGCGGTGCGCACGTCGCCGGTGTGGTCGCACACGGAGTGGGACCCGCTGGAGGAAGTGGTCGTCGGCGAGATCCGCGGCTGCGCGATCCCGGCGTGGGACCCGGCTGTCGGGGCGACCACGCCCGAGCGGCACCAGGAGCTGTTCCGCCGGGAGGCGGGGCGCGGCTTCCCCGCCGAGCACGTCCAACGCGCTGCCCAGGAGCTGGACGCCTTCGCCGCCCTGCTGACCTCCCGCGGCGTCCGGGTCGTGCGGCCGGAGGCGGTCGACCACGGCCGCCCCTTCGCCACGCCGAACTGGCGCAGCCCCGGCGGCCTCTACAGCGCCATGCCGCGCGACCTGCTGCTGGTGGTCGGCGACCTGGTCATCGAGGCGCCGATGGCCTGGCGCTGCCGCTACTTCGAGGTCGACGCCTACCGGTCGCTGCTCAACGACTACTTCCGGCGCGGCGCCCGCTGGATCAGCGCCCCGAGACCGCGGCTGCTCGACTCGCTCTACGACCCCGACCACGACCACGAGCACCCCTACCGCAGCGGTCGCTACGCCACCACCGAGGCCGAACCGACCTTCGACGCGGCGGACTTCACCCGCTGCGGGCGCGACCTGTTCGCCCAGCGCAGCCACGTCACCAACCGCGCCGGCATCGAGTGGGTCGCCCGGCACGTAGGTGAGGACTACCGCGTGCACGTCCTGGACACCACCGACCACGCGCCCATGCACCTCGACGCCTCGTTCGTGCCGCTGGCCCCCGGAAAGCTGCTGCTCAACCCCGAGCGCGTCAAGGCCGTGCCGAGCTGCTTCGACACCTGGGAGATCCGGTTCGCCCCCGAACCCGCGCTGCCGGCCGACCACGTGCTCTACCTGTCCAGTGCCTGGGTGAGCATGAACGTGCTCGTGCTGGACGAGCGCACCGTCGTCGTGGAGGCCGGCGAACAGCCCCTCATCGACCTGCTGCGGGACTGGGCCTTCGACGTGCTCGCCGTGCCGTTCCGCAACGTCATGCGCTTCGGCGGCTGCTTCCACTGCGTCACCGCCGACATCCGCCGCACCGGCGAGCTGCGCTCGTACTTCTGA
- a CDS encoding dihydrofolate reductase family protein — protein sequence MGTLTYGMNVSLDGYTVDANGDLGWSTPDDELHQYWNDRTGQVALSLYGRKLYELMAAHWPTAGQAPDVPPVEAEYARLWLAMPKVVFSRTLESVDWNSRLERGDVVETAKKLKSETDGLMEVGGAALAAPLIRAGLVDEFHVLVTPVAIGGGTPFFPSLNKWLELELVENRTFGSGAVLLRYKPVLD from the coding sequence ATGGGAACGCTGACCTATGGCATGAACGTCTCGCTGGACGGTTACACGGTCGACGCGAACGGCGACCTCGGCTGGAGCACGCCGGACGACGAACTGCACCAGTACTGGAACGACCGGACCGGGCAGGTCGCGCTGTCGCTGTACGGGCGCAAGCTGTACGAGCTGATGGCGGCCCACTGGCCGACCGCCGGCCAGGCGCCCGACGTGCCCCCGGTGGAGGCCGAGTACGCCCGGCTGTGGCTCGCGATGCCGAAAGTGGTCTTCTCCCGAACCCTGGAATCGGTCGACTGGAACTCCAGGCTGGAACGGGGTGACGTGGTCGAGACCGCCAAGAAGCTCAAATCCGAAACCGATGGCCTGATGGAGGTCGGCGGCGCCGCACTCGCCGCCCCCTTGATCCGAGCCGGCCTGGTGGACGAGTTCCACGTCCTGGTCACGCCGGTCGCGATCGGCGGCGGCACACCGTTCTTCCCGTCGTTGAACAAGTGGTTGGAGCTGGAACTGGTGGAGAACCGCACGTTCGGATCGGGCGCGGTCCTCCTGCGCTACAAGCCCGTCCTCGACTAG
- a CDS encoding GTP-binding protein, protein MTVRCAPSARRSTPGPIREEPPDLRFARSRHGAVRLPRRREDHFDTILIESTGISEPMPVAATFEWTFEDGTSLSDHARLDTIVTVVDASNFLPELERGDRLDDRDLAAAEEEHGIRSVTYRADRPFHPARLVAALADGEGVVRSKGFCHIPSRPHTFAVWSQAGPNMTIEPGELLTDDAVGRVVEQGRDPRARSVRSALVARGRRIAG, encoded by the coding sequence CTGACCGTCCGGTGTGCTCCGTCCGCGCGACGGAGCACACCGGGCCCTATCCGGGAAGAACCACCTGACCTCCGATTCGCGCGTTCCCGTCACGGTGCTGTCCGGCTTCCTCGGCGCCGGGAAGACCACTTCGACACGATCCTGATCGAGTCCACCGGCATCTCCGAGCCGATGCCGGTGGCCGCGACGTTCGAGTGGACGTTCGAGGACGGCACGAGCCTGTCCGACCACGCCCGCCTCGACACGATCGTCACCGTGGTCGACGCCTCGAACTTCCTGCCCGAACTGGAACGCGGCGACCGACTGGACGACCGCGACCTCGCCGCCGCCGAGGAGGAGCACGGCATCCGCTCGGTCACCTACCGGGCCGACCGGCCGTTCCACCCCGCCCGACTGGTCGCCGCCCTGGCCGACGGGGAAGGCGTGGTGCGCAGCAAGGGCTTCTGCCACATCCCCAGCCGCCCGCACACCTTCGCCGTGTGGTCCCAGGCCGGTCCGAACATGACGATCGAACCCGGCGAACTGCTCACCGACGATGCCGTCGGTCGGGTCGTAGAGCAGGGCCGCGACCCCCGTGCCCGGTCGGTGCGATCGGCACTCGTCGCGCGTGGGCGTCGGATTGCGGGGTGA
- the rpsR gene encoding 30S ribosomal protein S18 — protein sequence MPRPERPAKRRVNLLRKEGITDVDWKDATLLRKFISDRGKIRSRRVTGLTPQQQRQVATAIKNAREMALLPYPSQGR from the coding sequence GTGCCCCGCCCCGAACGCCCCGCCAAGCGCCGCGTCAACCTCCTGCGCAAAGAGGGCATCACCGACGTGGACTGGAAGGACGCGACGCTGCTGCGCAAGTTCATCTCCGACCGCGGCAAGATCCGCTCCCGCCGCGTCACCGGCCTGACGCCGCAGCAACAACGCCAGGTCGCCACCGCCATCAAGAACGCCCGCGAGATGGCACTGCTCCCCTACCCGTCGCAGGGTCGCTGA
- the rpsN gene encoding 30S ribosomal protein S14 — MAKKSKIAKDRQRREVVARYAERRAELKEVVRTDPERRDEAVRALQKLPRDASPTRLRNRDTVDGRPRAVFRAFGLSRIRLREMAHRGELPGVTKSSW; from the coding sequence ATGGCCAAGAAGTCCAAGATCGCCAAGGACCGGCAGCGGCGCGAGGTCGTCGCCCGGTACGCCGAGCGGCGGGCGGAGCTGAAGGAGGTCGTCCGCACCGACCCCGAACGGCGCGACGAGGCCGTCAGGGCGTTGCAGAAGCTCCCGCGCGACGCCAGCCCCACCAGGCTGCGCAACCGCGACACCGTCGACGGCAGGCCCCGCGCGGTGTTCCGCGCCTTCGGCCTGTCGCGCATCCGCCTGCGCGAGATGGCCCACCGGGGCGAACTCCCCGGTGTGACCAAGTCCAGCTGGTAG
- the rpmG gene encoding 50S ribosomal protein L33: MAKSTDVRPIIKMRSTAGTGYTYVTRKNRRNDPDRLVLRKFDPVVRRHVDFKEER; this comes from the coding sequence ATGGCCAAGTCCACCGACGTCCGACCGATCATCAAGATGAGGTCGACCGCGGGCACCGGCTACACCTACGTGACCCGCAAGAACCGCCGCAACGACCCCGACCGGCTGGTGCTGCGCAAGTTCGACCCGGTCGTGCGCCGCCACGTCGACTTCAAGGAGGAGCGCTGA
- the rpmB gene encoding 50S ribosomal protein L28: protein MSSRHCQVTGRKPGFGKQVSHSHRRTSRRWLPNTQRRRFWLPSENRHVVLTLSTKGIKTVDKRGVEAVVAELRRQGVKV from the coding sequence GTGTCCTCACGGCACTGCCAGGTCACCGGGCGCAAGCCCGGCTTCGGCAAGCAGGTCTCGCACTCGCACCGGCGCACGTCCCGGCGTTGGCTGCCCAACACCCAGCGGCGCCGGTTCTGGCTGCCCTCGGAGAACCGGCACGTGGTGCTGACCCTGTCGACCAAGGGCATCAAGACCGTGGACAAGCGGGGCGTCGAGGCCGTGGTGGCCGAGCTGCGCCGCCAGGGGGTGAAGGTCTGA
- a CDS encoding type B 50S ribosomal protein L31, whose product MKQGIHPDYHPVVFQDQATGKAFLTRSTATSARTIDWEDGNTYPLITVDITSDSHPFWTGAQRVMDTAGRVEKFNRRYGKRNR is encoded by the coding sequence GTGAAGCAGGGCATCCACCCCGACTACCACCCGGTGGTCTTCCAGGACCAGGCGACCGGGAAGGCGTTCCTGACCCGGTCCACGGCCACGTCCGCCCGCACGATCGACTGGGAGGACGGCAACACCTACCCGCTCATCACCGTGGACATCACGTCCGACTCGCACCCGTTCTGGACCGGCGCGCAGCGCGTCATGGACACCGCGGGCCGCGTGGAGAAGTTCAACCGCCGCTACGGCAAGAGGAACCGCTGA
- the rpmF gene encoding 50S ribosomal protein L32: MAVPKRKTSRSNTRHRRSQWKATAPDLVPVTTLDGRKLTVPRRLVAAYRRGLL; the protein is encoded by the coding sequence ATGGCCGTCCCCAAGCGCAAGACCTCGCGCAGCAACACCCGCCACCGCCGCTCGCAGTGGAAGGCCACCGCGCCGGACCTCGTGCCGGTGACCACCCTGGACGGCCGCAAGCTCACCGTGCCCCGCCGCCTCGTCGCCGCGTACCGCCGCGGCCTGCTGTGA
- a CDS encoding PrsW family intramembrane metalloprotease, with product MTTTGGPTRFLAPVGVDSFWQPRRAAFWLFVFLVANGLFFQTTQLLTAYRIVPTAVLFGIVVWTLYTIPALLFFRSLDVFEQHPPLGFVMAFAWGGLAATYLAVPANAAIFSLAAKLGGPQYGSDWGAALAGPTIEEPLKYLGVVLLVLIARTQFPTVLSVVVTGAMVGLGFQVLEDLSYSLNAAIAFPMDNEVLPVALVLGSRGIVSGIWSHAMYTSISAFGIGYFLTRRHKPVAQRLAVAAGALVVAWSLHFFWNSPFFTDLGFFPSVLIKAVPVAVVGYLIWRLAGKEEGSYLKVLADHFVSDDLITAQERANLPSLLARRRARKAVKKAHGREAAKALRELQREQVRLVMYHGRHGAGAKLADHEYAVHRARARLDAATGGEHPSSVA from the coding sequence GTGACGACCACCGGTGGACCCACCCGCTTTCTGGCGCCGGTGGGCGTCGACAGCTTCTGGCAGCCCCGTCGCGCGGCGTTCTGGCTGTTCGTGTTCTTAGTGGCGAACGGGTTGTTCTTCCAGACCACGCAGTTGCTCACGGCCTATCGGATCGTGCCGACCGCGGTGCTGTTCGGCATCGTGGTCTGGACGCTCTACACGATCCCGGCGCTGCTGTTCTTCCGGTCGCTGGACGTTTTCGAGCAGCACCCGCCGCTCGGGTTCGTGATGGCGTTCGCCTGGGGCGGCCTGGCCGCCACCTACCTGGCCGTCCCGGCCAACGCCGCGATCTTCTCGCTGGCCGCCAAGCTCGGCGGGCCCCAGTACGGCAGCGACTGGGGCGCGGCGCTGGCCGGACCCACCATCGAGGAGCCGCTGAAGTACCTCGGCGTGGTCCTGCTGGTCCTCATCGCGCGCACCCAGTTCCCGACCGTCCTGTCCGTCGTGGTCACCGGCGCGATGGTCGGCCTGGGCTTCCAGGTGCTGGAGGACCTGTCCTACTCGCTCAACGCCGCCATCGCGTTCCCGATGGACAACGAGGTGCTGCCCGTGGCGCTCGTCCTGGGGTCGCGCGGGATCGTCAGCGGCATCTGGAGCCACGCCATGTACACGTCGATCTCGGCGTTCGGCATCGGCTACTTCCTGACCCGCCGGCACAAGCCCGTCGCGCAGCGGCTGGCGGTGGCCGCGGGCGCGCTCGTCGTCGCCTGGTCGTTGCACTTCTTCTGGAACTCGCCGTTCTTCACCGACCTCGGGTTCTTCCCCAGCGTCCTGATCAAGGCCGTGCCGGTGGCCGTGGTGGGCTACCTGATCTGGCGGCTCGCGGGCAAGGAGGAGGGCAGCTACCTGAAGGTGCTGGCCGACCACTTCGTCTCCGACGACCTGATCACGGCGCAGGAGCGGGCGAACCTGCCCTCGCTGCTCGCCCGCCGCCGCGCCCGCAAGGCCGTGAAGAAGGCCCACGGCCGCGAGGCCGCCAAGGCGCTGCGCGAACTGCAACGCGAGCAGGTGCGGCTGGTGATGTACCACGGCCGCCACGGCGCCGGGGCCAAGCTCGCCGACCACGAGTACGCCGTCCACCGCGCCCGCGCCCGCCTCGACGCCGCCACCGGCGGGGAGCACCCCTCCTCCGTCGCCTGA
- a CDS encoding GAF domain-containing protein: MTAVPDQHPSTAGSAVAGQAAAGDLRDLFGQSIAVFAALAGSAHVVEAANPAFFATIGEHRARTGVPLAELMPELAGQGFIALLDEVYRTGEPYTGRDVRIVLDTGPHGREAFFDFTYEPRRDGEGEVVGIRVIGVETTQVKHAQHLMAEHRALLEQIARQAPLTEVLDGMARCIEDLAPQEVLVSVLLAEPDGLHLRHGAAPSLPDFYNQAIDGIATGEGVGSCGTAAHRRESVVVTDIATDPFWDDFRGLADRAGLAACWSTPILARDGSLLGTFAMYHRSPRAPQDSDLALARVFAGTAALAIERHHTEQARRDAEARVEAAHAELTKAMRAEQKLRAEAEQRATAAAELAERMRAAEAAQAAVPHPRQCALGGADGCAAPAELKIADAWGDAAWGCHDHAEEALLNVRSAFIANEELGGLTAYINRRPARARHAGDPRTG, from the coding sequence ATGACAGCGGTACCAGACCAGCACCCCTCCACCGCGGGGTCCGCGGTTGCCGGGCAGGCTGCCGCGGGGGACCTGCGGGACTTGTTCGGGCAGTCCATCGCCGTGTTCGCCGCGCTGGCGGGGTCGGCGCACGTGGTGGAGGCGGCGAACCCGGCGTTCTTCGCCACCATCGGCGAGCACCGGGCGCGCACCGGCGTCCCGCTGGCGGAGTTGATGCCCGAACTGGCTGGTCAAGGCTTCATCGCCCTGCTCGACGAGGTCTACCGCACCGGTGAGCCCTACACCGGTCGCGACGTGCGGATCGTGCTCGACACCGGCCCGCACGGCCGGGAGGCGTTCTTCGACTTCACCTACGAGCCTCGGCGCGACGGCGAGGGCGAGGTCGTCGGGATCCGGGTGATCGGTGTGGAGACCACCCAGGTCAAGCACGCCCAGCACCTGATGGCCGAGCACCGCGCCCTGCTGGAGCAGATCGCCCGGCAGGCGCCGCTGACCGAGGTCCTCGACGGGATGGCCCGCTGCATCGAAGACCTGGCGCCGCAGGAAGTGCTCGTCTCGGTCCTGCTCGCCGAACCCGACGGGCTGCACCTGCGCCACGGGGCCGCGCCCAGCCTGCCCGACTTCTACAACCAGGCCATCGACGGGATCGCCACCGGCGAGGGCGTCGGCTCGTGCGGCACGGCCGCCCACCGGCGGGAGTCGGTCGTCGTCACCGACATCGCCACCGACCCGTTCTGGGACGACTTCCGGGGCCTGGCCGACCGGGCCGGGCTGGCCGCGTGCTGGTCCACGCCGATCCTGGCCCGCGACGGGAGCCTGCTGGGCACCTTCGCCATGTACCACCGCAGCCCGCGCGCCCCGCAGGACTCCGACCTCGCCCTGGCCCGCGTCTTCGCCGGCACCGCGGCCCTGGCCATCGAACGTCACCACACCGAGCAGGCCCGTCGCGACGCCGAGGCCCGCGTCGAAGCGGCCCACGCCGAGCTGACCAAGGCGATGCGCGCGGAGCAGAAGCTGCGCGCCGAAGCCGAGCAGCGCGCCACCGCCGCGGCGGAGCTGGCCGAGCGGATGCGCGCCGCCGAAGCCGCGCAGGCCGCCGTGCCGCACCCCCGGCAGTGCGCGCTCGGCGGCGCCGACGGGTGCGCGGCGCCGGCCGAGCTCAAGATCGCCGACGCCTGGGGCGACGCCGCGTGGGGCTGCCACGACCACGCCGAGGAAGCCCTCCTCAACGTGCGGTCGGCGTTCATCGCCAACGAAGAACTCGGCGGCCTGACCGCCTACATCAACCGCCGACCCGCCCGAGCACGGCACGCGGGAGATCCCCGCACCGGGTGA